Genomic segment of Eleutherodactylus coqui strain aEleCoq1 chromosome 1, aEleCoq1.hap1, whole genome shotgun sequence:
CTGTGGACACAGACATGGTCACTTTGGCAATCTTAACGGTACTTTTAATGCAGCTTTCAGCTGCTCTATGGACATTACTGTTATTAGCATGTCTGTTCTGGCAGTCTGACTCCATGCTGTTATCAAGGGGTTGTGCAGTCCCTTCACATGAAGGGAACATGCTACAAAATGCATTTCTCAAGTCTTTGCTTCGAAGGGCATAGATGATGGGATTCACAGTTGAATTAAGCAAGCAAAGCATGCTGCAGAAGGCAAACACTGTCTTTACTGTCTTGTTCATCTTCCCAAAAACATCATAAACCATAATAGCAAGAAGAGGACCCCAACAAATTATTAACACCACTAATATAAGGACTAATGTCTTAGCTAACCTAATATCCATACGAGTCTGGTCCGGTCTAGTGATGTGCACCTTGCCATCTTCTGATGTGTGAACTATGATGCTTTTTTGAGTGCCACGTTGCAACATTCTCACAGCATGGTTGTGAGCTTtccataatatatacatatatgcatacactATAAACAACAAGAGAACACTGGTTACACCAATCCAAAACATCAGATATGTTTCATCAATAAGGGGGAAAATATCTGAGCAGACGGATTTTAGCAATTTGCAATTCCATCCTAACAGAGGAAGAACCGCTATGACTATAGCTATGGTCCACATCATACAAAATGCAATGACAGCTTTTGTCCTTGTAACTATTCTTTTGTAAGACAAAGGCCTGTGTATTGAAATGTACCTGTCTATTGCAGTAAGGAACAGACTGCCAACTGAGGCTGTAAATGAAGCAGTGACACCCCCTAGTTTGAACAAGAAAACATTAGGAGTATCTATCCGATGAAAAACATGAAAATCAACAAAACTATAGACAAAAATGACACTGCCTAGAAGATCAGCCACTGCCAAGCTGCCAATAAAATGATAGGAGGGTCTGCATCTCAGACTACGTGAGTGCAGGATGACACACAGCACAAGCATGTTCTCCAGGACAGTAAATGTACCCAGGGTTATGGAAAGAGCAGCAATAACTAGCTGCTGACTTGGGGTAAGAATCATAAAGCATTCCATGTCCATGAAGTTGTTCCCACACTGTACATTGTCATCGCCATCTTTAAGAGAAGTAATTGTCTTGTTGAAATAATCAGTTCCATTAAATGAATCCAGATGTGGAGTACTTTGACCATCAATTATTTTTTCTTGAAAGGAGGATAAAGCCATTTTCTGTGGGAAATAACCCAGTTTTGAAATGTCACCCTTTGTGTCTTCATACTGAACTTCATTTGGTCCCATATATAGAAGGTCAGTGGTAATTGTTCTAAATGTAGTGTCTGCCAGGCCATCCAAGATAGACTTCATTACCTCGGACTTCAGTTATTATTCTTCCAGAGGAAAGATTGGAGTGGATGATCACCACCTGTAATAAACATAAGATAAGGTAAGCAAATATAGTAACTGCGTAAAGAACCATAAACAGAATTCAATTCAGTCACGCTTGGAACAAGAGCTGTCAGGTTTTCAATCCtttagtatatactgtatatgtacacaatgctctgtttgaTGTGCCAGTGGTAAAAATATTTCGCTTTGTTTCACATGGAAGTTGTCTGATGTATTATATTGTCCCTGTATTGGCAGCTTCACATATATTTTTGTAGTGGATTCATATTGATAGTAGTATACCTTCTGCTAGGTTTCAACCTTTGTACATACTTTTAGCAGTGACCAAACTTTGTCACTTTATACACAGAGGGGGGTAAGAAGTTGCATATAAATTTACATGcatagtaagtagagatgagcgaacacgttcggctccgcccctttttcgcccgaacaccgaactttgcgaacacttcagtgttcgggcgaaaaagttcgggggccgccgtggcagcgcgggggggtgcggcggggagtgggggggagagggagagagagagggctcccccctgttccccgctactgccgcccgcgccgccgcgcatctccccgccccccggcggcacccggacacttacgcgcgaacactgcagtgttcggcaaagccggtgtccgggtgcggatgtgtccgtaacggacacgttcgctcatccctaatagtaagttgttatattcttatatGCGTTTGTGCTTTTACTATTTGGTGTTTACTGCTTATTCTTTGGTATGTTTCATTAAAGTATTTTTTTGTATATGCTTTTTATTGGATACATTATTTGTTAGTCTGCAAGTTCTCCTTATATCACACATCATGTCTTTTTCAGTTCTCAGATTTGTGGACGTTATCACAGATAGTTATACATTTACGCAGTGCCTCCCTATTACAGATATAGTTATACTTATGCGGTACCAGCCTCTCTTCTATAGTACTTAAATACAATGCTGTAAAACAAGTAATCATATCGCAATATGCTACATTTGTACTTCCAAGCGTTAAAATCAGTCCTGGTCATGTAATAAAAAACACACAGGTGCATGGCTAATATAGTTCCAGTACAGTTATTAGAGATTAGTGGTGTCCATCTTAATTGGCTGGGTGATAAAATTATCCCACTTTTCACTAAATTGGATTGTGTAACTCTCAACCAATTTTTGGCGGAAATCGTAGGAAAATCAAATTCTCAAATTTGAGGTCAGAATGTAGCCTATCAGAGCCAGAGTGccttggtgatgtcatcaaatgtgtcctccagcctgcatatgggcagcagtttaattggatgcctgcatcacatgaccaagccatatataacatatacagtgtaaccagtggccattttacaATTGAGCATAGAACAAAGAgcctgcatcatgtttatatgtctATGTACAAAATGATCTATCAGGGACAGATTAACTACAGAGGatttattgctgctggtgtgaaagcttgcgtACCAGCAGGGAGCTTAAACAGGATTATTTGAAGGGAGCGGAGAAAGAAGCTGCAACACGTTGTATCCCTATGCAAAATGTGGTtagtacattgggagagggtatatttctgctgctgtcaattatatagcagcaaagcagacaggcaAGGTCCGCTTcggtgtggggaatattgcagtctaatgtttgtggcctcagatgtcattcataGTCGCCAATCCAGCCACTATGAATCATTTGTAGGGCTTACACATCTaacagtggggtttggggaattcaattatgctgtgCCAAACAGAgacagtgcacaaatatgcaagctATACTGTATGCTCTTCTGTTTTCACATATTGTGCTTCCCAGGATGGAGGTCTATTTACTTGGCAGcgttttttttgttaatgtgaAATGAAAAGAAACTCAAAAAGGGAAGTAACAAAACAGACAGTGCATGTTAGCAGCCTCAGAAatcgttcaaagtcaccagtccggccactacaaattatttgcaggctgtACGCAGTgaggggaattcaattatgctgtaCCATACAGGGACACCTCAAAAAAATGCAAGCTATATTCTGTGGCATTatattctcacatattgtgcttcCCAGGAACTGCATATTATTTACTTGgtagtgtttttttgctgctaTAAAACAAAAAGGAACCCAAACAGGAAATCAGCAAATACACCCACCGCGTGTCAGCAGCCACAGACATCGATCAAAGGTACCAAtctggccactatgaattatttgcaggcattatgcagctagcagttgttttctgcaaactacaaagttagctaagttacataaaactacattaaaaagtaaaccaaaacaaaataaaaaaatgaataaaaaggaaaaatgaagaaagcagcaAGTAGGGGTTATGTCGGTAGGGGTGGTGGTGGAGGTGTTAGCGGATGGGCCATTTCCCCATGCCAGCGGGGGATGCATCCGCAATGCATtgcagctctgtggctcatggtgGACGAGCAGGAAGccaccacagcagcaccaccagtGCTGGCAGGAGAAGTCTAGCATAGGTGTGGCATAGTGTTTTTTAGCCCATTACAGTCTGAAGCAACAGCAAAGAGTAGGACTCACAGTCACAGCCAGCACTTATCCACGATGGTCTATGAGTATATCAGCTCCCGAGttgatgtactcagacatggcactGGCCCCTTTAACATCCGGGGGTCTAAgctggccagagcttgcacaaaatgctttagaggtgcttaccTGTCTCGCTGCTGatgtgtgataactgacagatgcatccGCCTGTCCGCAGACACTGCGGATTAcctgatgtttataaaaatgaaccaggcatggatgtcacctgacttctgcaccctcaAGATTCCACTAATTtgttagcatgctggcaatttttgctcacatatgactgagcgtATAGTTAAATCAAAGATCACACAGTGGCCtccaggtgctgttgctgctggtgctgcattccttctcctgcttccgccatgtttcctcctcctcattctcccaaaatgaaaaatatgtcaatatggaaatacggttctacagctctcatgtttccatgaggagAACCCTCAAagagctgttgctgctgctggtg
This window contains:
- the CNR1 gene encoding cannabinoid receptor 1; translated protein: MKSILDGLADTTFRTITTDLLYMGPNEVQYEDTKGDISKLGYFPQKMALSSFQEKIIDGQSTPHLDSFNGTDYFNKTITSLKDGDDNVQCGNNFMDMECFMILTPSQQLVIAALSITLGTFTVLENMLVLCVILHSRSLRCRPSYHFIGSLAVADLLGSVIFVYSFVDFHVFHRIDTPNVFLFKLGGVTASFTASVGSLFLTAIDRYISIHRPLSYKRIVTRTKAVIAFCMMWTIAIVIAVLPLLGWNCKLLKSVCSDIFPLIDETYLMFWIGVTSVLLLFIVYAYMYILWKAHNHAVRMLQRGTQKSIIVHTSEDGKVHITRPDQTRMDIRLAKTLVLILVVLIICWGPLLAIMVYDVFGKMNKTVKTVFAFCSMLCLLNSTVNPIIYALRSKDLRNAFCSMFPSCEGTAQPLDNSMESDCQNRHANNSNVHRAAESCIKSTVKIAKVTMSVSTDTSAEAV